The Streptomyces sp. Je 1-332 genome has a window encoding:
- a CDS encoding glycosyltransferase family 4 protein has product MHISFLIHNAYGIGGTIRTTYNLANTLAEQHDVEIVSVFRHRDDPVFSPDPRVRLSHLVDMRKESPGYEGETAEALRPARTFPSAEGRYDQYSALTDRRIAEHLSSVGADVVVGTRPGLNVHLARETARGPLRVGQEHLTLDSHSKELRRQLRSVYPRLDVLTTTTEADARAYRRKMRLPGVHVQAVPNPVPAPGIEPADGNQKWVVAAGRLAPVKRYDLLIRAFDQVRAERPDWRLRIYGGGKQKDKLRALIDELGLYNHVFLMGPAHPIEPEWAKGSIAAVTSSLESFGMTIVEAMRCGLPVVATDCPHGPGEIIDNGVDGRLVEVGNPDAIAGGLLELINNDTLRHRMAGAALEDSERFDPVRIAERYDAMFTGMLTRGSSFGGRMRSSLHRTRGALLNGAYAVRDIGHGVPTSGIQTKGSTA; this is encoded by the coding sequence ATGCACATCTCTTTCCTGATTCATAATGCGTACGGGATCGGCGGGACGATCCGAACGACGTACAACTTGGCGAACACGCTCGCCGAGCAGCACGACGTCGAGATCGTCTCCGTGTTCCGGCACCGCGACGACCCTGTGTTCTCGCCCGACCCCCGGGTCAGGCTCAGTCACCTGGTCGACATGCGCAAGGAAAGCCCCGGGTACGAAGGGGAGACCGCCGAAGCTCTGCGGCCCGCCCGGACGTTCCCCAGCGCGGAAGGCCGGTACGACCAGTACAGCGCCCTCACCGACCGGCGCATCGCCGAGCATCTCTCATCGGTCGGCGCCGACGTCGTGGTCGGCACGCGTCCGGGCCTGAACGTGCACCTCGCCCGGGAGACCGCGCGCGGCCCGCTGCGGGTCGGCCAGGAGCACCTCACGCTGGACAGCCACTCCAAGGAACTGCGCCGTCAGCTGCGCAGCGTCTACCCCCGCCTCGACGTCCTGACCACGACGACCGAGGCCGACGCCCGCGCCTACCGCCGCAAGATGCGCCTGCCCGGCGTGCACGTCCAGGCCGTGCCCAACCCGGTGCCCGCGCCCGGTATCGAGCCCGCCGACGGCAACCAGAAGTGGGTCGTCGCGGCCGGGCGGCTCGCCCCCGTCAAGCGGTACGACCTGCTGATACGGGCCTTCGACCAGGTGCGCGCCGAGCGCCCCGACTGGCGCCTTCGGATATACGGCGGCGGTAAGCAGAAGGACAAGCTGCGCGCCCTGATCGACGAACTCGGCCTCTACAACCACGTCTTCCTCATGGGGCCCGCCCACCCCATCGAGCCCGAGTGGGCCAAGGGCTCCATCGCGGCCGTCACCTCCAGCCTGGAGTCCTTCGGCATGACCATCGTCGAGGCGATGCGCTGCGGCCTGCCCGTCGTCGCCACCGACTGCCCGCACGGGCCGGGCGAGATCATCGACAACGGCGTCGACGGGCGCCTCGTCGAGGTCGGCAACCCGGACGCGATAGCGGGCGGACTGCTCGAACTGATCAACAACGACACGCTGCGCCATCGGATGGCGGGTGCCGCCCTTGAGGACTCGGAGCGCTTCGACCCGGTCCGCATCGCCGAACGCTACGACGCGATGTTCACCGGCATGCTCACCCGGGGAAGCTCCTTCGGCGGCCGGATGCGCAGCTCACTGCACCGCACCCGCGGGGCGCTCCTGAACGGCGCGTACGCGGTGCGGGACATCGGACACGGGGTACCGACCAGCGGCATACAGACGAAGGGATCCACCGCATGA
- a CDS encoding ABC transporter substrate-binding protein, translated as MSRPVRAVEVFAVAALLVAVAGCGSRLPESDFESRSTAPAPSGAPVRVGIITSATSPVGGSAFTGPRDGAKAYFERLNARGGIDGRKVEVRTCDDGGSGVGNNACVHKLVDEERVVALVATSSLDYAGASRVSRARVPDVGGQPIGSAYDTYPHLYGIYGSLAPRDGKPGWGGELVGGTEVYRYFKREQGARTAAVVSYNQASSAAYARLVTRGLKAEGYKVVSEQVDFALPNFRAAAADLKEQGADLVFDAMDTHGNAQLCEAMDEVGARVTAKVTNVQNWTSSVADDYKKAPRCRNALWATGASRNYEDTDQPAVREFRDAMKGHKELSQWQLEGWAAAMWFTDAATSCRGDVTRACVDRFMNRGEPYTARGLLLPVTYEERAEPPGSRRTCVSVARWKDGEGWVTQGDMGDNCFEVPQLSYQP; from the coding sequence ATGAGTCGCCCGGTCCGGGCTGTTGAGGTCTTTGCCGTAGCCGCGCTGCTCGTGGCGGTGGCGGGGTGCGGCAGCCGGTTGCCCGAGAGCGACTTCGAGTCCAGGAGCACGGCGCCCGCCCCGTCGGGGGCGCCGGTCCGGGTCGGCATCATCACCAGCGCGACGAGCCCGGTCGGCGGCTCCGCGTTCACCGGGCCCCGGGACGGGGCCAAGGCGTACTTCGAGCGGCTGAACGCGCGCGGCGGGATCGACGGACGCAAGGTCGAGGTGCGTACGTGTGACGACGGTGGCAGCGGCGTCGGCAACAACGCGTGCGTGCACAAGCTGGTCGACGAGGAGCGCGTCGTCGCGCTCGTCGCCACCAGCTCCCTCGACTACGCGGGCGCCTCCCGGGTCTCTCGCGCACGCGTGCCCGACGTCGGGGGCCAGCCGATCGGGTCCGCGTACGACACCTATCCGCATCTGTACGGGATCTACGGCAGCCTCGCCCCGCGGGACGGGAAGCCCGGCTGGGGCGGCGAACTGGTCGGCGGGACCGAGGTCTACCGCTACTTCAAACGGGAGCAGGGGGCACGCACCGCCGCCGTCGTCTCCTACAACCAGGCCTCGTCCGCCGCGTACGCCCGTCTCGTCACCCGGGGCCTGAAGGCCGAGGGCTACAAGGTGGTCAGTGAGCAGGTCGACTTCGCGCTGCCCAACTTCCGCGCGGCCGCGGCCGACCTGAAGGAGCAGGGCGCCGACCTCGTCTTCGACGCGATGGACACCCACGGCAACGCCCAGCTGTGCGAGGCGATGGACGAGGTGGGCGCACGGGTCACCGCCAAGGTCACGAACGTCCAGAACTGGACCTCCTCCGTGGCCGACGACTACAAGAAGGCGCCGCGCTGCCGCAACGCCCTGTGGGCCACCGGCGCGAGCCGCAACTACGAGGACACGGACCAGCCCGCCGTACGCGAGTTCCGCGACGCCATGAAGGGCCACAAGGAGCTCTCCCAGTGGCAGTTGGAGGGGTGGGCCGCCGCCATGTGGTTCACGGACGCGGCGACGTCGTGCCGGGGTGACGTCACGCGCGCGTGTGTCGACCGCTTCATGAACCGCGGCGAGCCCTACACGGCGCGTGGACTGCTGCTGCCGGTGACGTACGAGGAGCGGGCCGAGCCGCCCGGGAGCCGTAGGACCTGTGTGTCGGTGGCCCGCTGGAAGGATGGTGAGGGATGGGTCACACAGGGCGACATGGGAGACAACTGTTTCGAGGTGCCGCAGCTCTCCTACCAGCCATGA
- a CDS encoding phosphatase PAP2 family protein produces MRTERNLTRLDRVFARLDREPERPAGLDLPRMSRHRIVLFSATLAFYLAIVVAVLATSWLVRFDWQVMFFRPYQQWPEIHAFLDYWVVLGQRGPTAVMVAAWLGWRSWRQHTIRPLLTFGAALLLLNVTVGAAKIGMGRLGPHYATTIGANEMWLGGDIFPSGHTANAVVTWGILAYMASTPRTRRYLSALSAVVSLSVGLTTVYLGTHWLSDVFLGWAAGLLVLLALPWVEPLINRVEGWIFSLRDLWRARRAGLATPVAPAPARLPQPTPAPADEPPLREPVGAARPARAPAYLAPGPHTPRSERSPVTPAGSRRPPHSERPSRAATSPRPVAGG; encoded by the coding sequence GTGCGTACCGAACGAAACCTCACCCGTCTGGACCGGGTCTTCGCCCGTCTCGACCGGGAGCCGGAGCGACCGGCCGGCCTCGATCTGCCGAGGATGAGCAGACACAGGATCGTGCTCTTCAGCGCGACCCTGGCCTTCTACCTCGCCATCGTGGTCGCCGTGCTTGCCACGTCGTGGCTGGTGCGGTTCGACTGGCAGGTCATGTTCTTCCGGCCCTACCAGCAGTGGCCCGAGATCCACGCCTTCCTCGACTACTGGGTGGTCCTCGGCCAGCGCGGCCCGACCGCCGTGATGGTCGCGGCCTGGCTCGGCTGGCGCTCCTGGCGTCAGCACACGATCCGCCCGCTCCTGACGTTCGGCGCCGCCCTCCTTCTTCTCAACGTCACGGTCGGCGCCGCCAAGATCGGCATGGGCCGCCTCGGCCCGCACTACGCCACCACGATCGGCGCCAACGAGATGTGGCTCGGCGGCGATATATTCCCTTCGGGCCACACCGCCAACGCCGTCGTGACCTGGGGAATCCTGGCCTACATGGCCTCCACCCCGCGCACCCGGCGCTATCTCTCGGCGCTCTCCGCCGTGGTCTCCCTCAGCGTCGGCCTGACCACCGTCTACCTCGGCACCCACTGGCTGAGCGATGTCTTCCTCGGCTGGGCCGCGGGTCTGCTCGTCCTGCTCGCGCTGCCCTGGGTGGAGCCGCTCATCAACCGCGTCGAGGGCTGGATCTTCAGCCTGCGGGACCTGTGGCGCGCCCGCCGCGCCGGCCTCGCGACCCCGGTCGCCCCGGCCCCGGCGAGGCTGCCGCAGCCCACCCCCGCACCGGCCGACGAGCCCCCGCTGCGCGAGCCGGTCGGCGCCGCGCGCCCCGCCCGCGCCCCGGCCTACCTCGCGCCGGGCCCGCACACACCGCGCTCCGAGCGCAGCCCGGTCACCCCGGCGGGCAGCCGGCGCCCGCCGCACTCCGAGCGCCCCTCGCGCGCGGCCACGTCGCCCCGCCCGGTGGCGGGCGGCTAG
- a CDS encoding glycosyltransferase family 39 protein, which produces MDQCLPPPSYGARASAALRRAAPALLAYAGVRALGLAVLAVWSAAAGKSPHTLLTARWDSLWYTRVAEHGYGWEVTLPDGSVHSNLAFFPLLPWLERLVSAISPLSYADAGLVVSWLASLCAAAGIFAIADHLYGRRSGVCAVVLWAVLPVGIVQSMAYSESLFTALAAWSLYAVLTGRWVWAGVLASFAGLTRPVGAAVVAALWVTAAVRIRREGKAGPRMILGAALAPLGAAGYVLWVGHRTGDGILGYLDVQAGWGNGFDFGYAFARFVGDKFTAFPAALAGAGLIVGVALVVWLYVIGVRQKQPLPLLVHCGIVVALALCAAGYFGSKPRLLLPAFPLLLPIAVALARLRTSRSALVLGGVAAASAVYGALWLNGSGPP; this is translated from the coding sequence CTGGACCAATGCCTGCCCCCGCCGTCGTACGGCGCCCGTGCGAGCGCCGCGCTGCGCCGTGCGGCGCCCGCGCTGCTCGCCTACGCGGGGGTACGCGCCCTGGGGCTCGCGGTGCTCGCCGTGTGGAGCGCGGCGGCGGGCAAGAGCCCGCACACGCTCCTCACCGCCCGCTGGGACTCGCTCTGGTACACCCGCGTCGCCGAGCACGGCTACGGCTGGGAGGTGACGCTCCCGGACGGCAGCGTCCACTCGAACCTCGCGTTCTTCCCGCTGCTTCCCTGGCTTGAGCGGCTCGTCTCGGCGATCAGTCCCTTGTCGTACGCCGATGCCGGTCTGGTGGTGAGCTGGCTCGCCTCGCTCTGCGCCGCCGCGGGGATCTTCGCGATCGCCGACCATCTGTACGGGCGCCGGTCCGGCGTCTGCGCGGTCGTGCTCTGGGCGGTGCTCCCGGTCGGCATCGTGCAGTCGATGGCCTACAGCGAGTCGCTGTTCACCGCGCTCGCGGCCTGGTCCCTGTACGCGGTGCTCACCGGCCGCTGGGTGTGGGCGGGCGTGCTCGCCTCCTTCGCCGGCCTGACCCGGCCCGTGGGCGCCGCGGTCGTCGCGGCGCTCTGGGTGACGGCGGCCGTTCGGATCCGCCGGGAGGGGAAGGCCGGCCCGCGCATGATCCTGGGGGCGGCCTTGGCCCCGCTCGGCGCCGCGGGCTACGTCCTGTGGGTCGGCCACCGCACCGGCGACGGCATCCTCGGCTATCTCGACGTCCAGGCGGGCTGGGGCAACGGCTTCGACTTCGGTTACGCCTTCGCCCGCTTCGTCGGCGACAAGTTCACCGCCTTCCCCGCGGCCCTCGCGGGGGCCGGCCTGATCGTCGGGGTCGCCCTGGTGGTCTGGCTGTACGTCATCGGCGTACGGCAGAAGCAGCCGTTGCCGCTTCTCGTCCACTGCGGGATCGTCGTCGCACTCGCCCTGTGCGCCGCGGGCTATTTCGGCTCGAAGCCGCGCCTCCTGCTGCCCGCCTTCCCGCTGCTGCTTCCCATCGCGGTGGCACTCGCCCGGCTGCGTACGTCCAGGTCGGCGCTGGTGCTGGGGGGTGTGGCGGCGGCGAGCGCGGTGTACGGGGCGCTCTGGCTGAACGGCTCGGGTCCGCCATGA
- a CDS encoding I78 family peptidase inhibitor — translation MAPIPTPPAEPQDSLDAYVGLAADGAEQQARERGWSTVRALPPGAIITMEYLAGRLNFEVKEGFVTRCWKG, via the coding sequence ATGGCACCTATTCCGACCCCTCCCGCCGAACCCCAGGACAGCTTGGACGCCTACGTGGGCCTCGCGGCCGACGGCGCCGAGCAGCAGGCCCGCGAGCGCGGCTGGTCCACCGTCAGGGCGTTGCCGCCGGGCGCGATCATCACCATGGAGTACCTCGCGGGGCGGCTCAACTTCGAGGTCAAGGAAGGCTTCGTGACCCGCTGCTGGAAGGGTTGA
- a CDS encoding MFS transporter: protein MSGSTTATAPSGRRVPGSQGGANRWLVLVVLCVSLLLVAVDATVLHVAVPAVTEDLKPGGIELLWIVDVYPLVCASLLILFGTLGDRVGRRRVLLLGYALFGVASAVAAMADNAQILIAARALLGVGGAMIMPATLSILRQVFPDRRERAVAIGVWSAVAGIGAAGGPLLGGFLLEHFWWGSVFLINIPLMLVSLPIGRWLLPESTGDRDGPWDVVGALMAAGGLFGVVFAVKRAGGGESPFGMTTLLAFFLGAALLVGFVRRQRRRKHPLIDLSMFARPAFSTSLGCIVLAMLALVGLELVAAQYLQLVLGLSPLETGLRLVPLTVAAMAAGLAGSKLLHRFGPRTMVASGFTLTAVAVLVLTGLGDEVNDPLLLFSFVLLGLGLQTTLFGSYESMLSEAPQAQAGGAAAIGETSYQLGAGIGIALLGSVMNAAYAPGLSSVRGVPAEETAAASHSLGEAYEVASSLGGGAGEALRTAARESFVHGLHVTLLVSAGLLLLGALMALKLPRTMECGTPAAQLDQGVPAPRSEAEVPAESLR, encoded by the coding sequence ATGTCGGGTTCAACCACGGCCACCGCTCCTTCCGGCCGTCGGGTACCCGGGTCGCAGGGCGGCGCCAACCGCTGGCTGGTGCTCGTGGTCCTCTGCGTAAGCCTGTTGCTCGTCGCCGTCGACGCCACCGTTCTGCACGTGGCGGTGCCCGCAGTCACCGAGGACCTGAAGCCTGGTGGCATCGAGCTGCTGTGGATCGTGGACGTCTATCCACTGGTCTGCGCCTCGCTGCTCATCCTCTTCGGCACGCTCGGCGACCGCGTGGGCCGCAGACGGGTGCTCCTCCTCGGTTACGCCCTCTTCGGCGTGGCATCGGCCGTCGCCGCCATGGCGGACAACGCACAGATCCTGATCGCGGCCCGCGCCCTGCTCGGCGTCGGCGGCGCGATGATCATGCCCGCGACGCTCTCCATCCTCCGCCAGGTCTTTCCCGACCGGCGCGAGCGCGCCGTCGCCATCGGCGTGTGGAGCGCGGTGGCCGGGATCGGCGCGGCGGGCGGACCGCTGCTCGGCGGGTTCCTCCTCGAGCACTTCTGGTGGGGCTCGGTCTTCCTGATAAACATCCCGCTGATGCTGGTCAGCCTGCCCATCGGACGCTGGCTCCTGCCCGAGTCGACGGGCGACCGCGACGGGCCGTGGGATGTCGTCGGCGCGCTGATGGCCGCGGGCGGTCTCTTCGGGGTCGTCTTCGCGGTGAAGCGGGCGGGCGGCGGCGAGTCGCCGTTCGGCATGACGACGCTCCTGGCGTTCTTCCTGGGCGCCGCCCTCCTGGTCGGCTTCGTCCGCAGGCAGCGGCGGCGCAAGCACCCGCTCATCGATCTGTCGATGTTCGCGCGGCCCGCGTTCAGCACATCCCTCGGCTGCATCGTCCTTGCGATGCTCGCCCTGGTGGGCCTGGAGCTGGTCGCCGCGCAGTATCTCCAGCTGGTGCTCGGCCTCTCCCCGCTGGAGACCGGTCTGCGGCTCGTGCCGCTCACCGTCGCCGCGATGGCCGCGGGCCTCGCCGGATCGAAGCTCCTGCACCGCTTCGGTCCGCGCACGATGGTCGCCTCCGGGTTCACCCTCACCGCGGTCGCCGTGCTGGTGCTCACCGGCCTGGGCGACGAGGTCAACGACCCGCTCCTGCTCTTCAGCTTCGTGCTGCTGGGCCTCGGCCTGCAGACCACGCTCTTCGGCTCGTACGAGTCGATGCTCAGCGAGGCGCCCCAGGCGCAGGCGGGCGGCGCCGCCGCGATCGGCGAGACCTCGTACCAACTGGGCGCCGGCATCGGCATCGCGCTGCTCGGCAGCGTCATGAACGCCGCGTACGCGCCGGGCCTCTCGTCCGTGCGCGGTGTGCCGGCCGAGGAGACAGCCGCCGCGAGCCACTCGCTCGGCGAGGCGTACGAGGTCGCTTCGAGTCTCGGCGGCGGGGCGGGCGAGGCGCTGCGCACCGCCGCGCGCGAGTCCTTCGTGCACGGGCTGCATGTGACCCTGCTTGTCAGCGCGGGGCTGCTGTTGCTCGGCGCGCTGATGGCGCTGAAGCTGCCGCGGACCATGGAGTGCGGGACGCCCGCGGCGCAGCTCGACCAAGGGGTCCCGGCGCCCCGGAGTGAGGCGGAGGTCCCGGCGGAGTCCCTCCGCTGA
- the ctaD gene encoding cytochrome c oxidase subunit I, with product MGTETAAATAPQALRKSPGRVLVDWLTTTDHKKIGHLYLITSFAFFLIAGLMALMMRAELARPGLQLMTNEEFNQAFTMHGTIMLLLFATPTFAGFANEIMPLQIGAPDVAFPRLNMLSYWLFLFGGLMVLGSLLVPSGPADFGWFAYAPLNSMERSPGIGADLWIMGLALSGFGTILGSVNFLTTIIGMRAPGMTMFRMPVFTWNVLFTSILVLLAFPVLAAALLVLEADRRFGSVIFAPENGGALLWQHLFWFFGHPEVYIIALPFFGIISEIIPVFSRKPIFGYLPLIGATMAITGLSVVVWAHHMFATGAVLLPFFSFMSFLIAVPTGVKFFNWTGTMLKGSLSFETPMLWSIGFLVSFLFGGLTGVILASPPLDFHVTDSYFVVAHFHYVVFGTVVFATFGGFYFWWPKLTGKMLDERLGKIHFWTLFVGFHVTFLVQHWLGAEGMPRRYADYLAADGFTALNTISSIGAFLLGMSTLPFLYNLWKTARYGEKVDVDDPWGFGRSLEWATACPAPRHNFVTLPRIRSESPAFDLHHPEFAAFHPPRAQYPDPQTEHPGPGPGSGGTSPS from the coding sequence ATGGGGACTGAGACCGCGGCAGCGACGGCACCGCAGGCCTTGCGGAAGAGTCCGGGCCGGGTCCTCGTGGACTGGCTGACCACCACCGACCACAAGAAGATCGGTCACCTGTACCTGATCACGTCGTTCGCGTTCTTCCTGATCGCCGGCCTGATGGCGCTGATGATGCGGGCCGAACTGGCCCGTCCCGGGCTGCAGCTCATGACCAACGAGGAGTTCAACCAGGCGTTCACCATGCACGGCACGATCATGCTGCTGCTGTTCGCGACGCCGACCTTCGCGGGTTTCGCCAACGAGATCATGCCGCTGCAGATCGGCGCGCCCGACGTGGCCTTCCCGCGCCTCAACATGCTCTCGTACTGGCTGTTCCTCTTCGGCGGCCTGATGGTGCTCGGCTCGCTCCTGGTGCCCAGCGGCCCCGCCGACTTCGGCTGGTTCGCCTACGCGCCGCTCAACAGCATGGAGCGGTCACCGGGCATCGGCGCCGACCTGTGGATCATGGGGCTCGCGCTCTCCGGGTTCGGCACGATCCTCGGCTCGGTCAACTTCCTGACGACCATCATCGGGATGCGGGCGCCGGGGATGACGATGTTCCGTATGCCCGTCTTCACCTGGAACGTGCTGTTCACCTCGATCCTGGTGCTGCTCGCGTTCCCCGTGCTCGCCGCCGCGCTCCTCGTCCTGGAGGCGGACCGGCGCTTCGGTTCCGTGATCTTCGCGCCGGAGAACGGGGGCGCGCTCCTGTGGCAGCACCTCTTCTGGTTCTTCGGGCACCCCGAGGTCTACATCATCGCGCTGCCGTTCTTCGGGATCATCTCCGAGATCATCCCGGTGTTCAGCAGGAAGCCGATCTTCGGCTATCTGCCCCTGATCGGCGCGACGATGGCCATCACCGGGCTCTCCGTCGTCGTATGGGCCCACCACATGTTCGCGACGGGCGCGGTGCTTCTGCCCTTCTTCTCCTTCATGTCCTTCCTCATCGCGGTGCCCACGGGCGTGAAGTTCTTCAACTGGACGGGGACGATGCTCAAGGGGTCGCTGTCGTTCGAGACTCCGATGCTGTGGTCCATCGGCTTCCTGGTGAGCTTCCTCTTCGGCGGGCTCACCGGCGTCATCCTGGCCTCGCCGCCCCTCGACTTCCACGTCACCGACTCGTACTTCGTCGTGGCCCACTTCCACTACGTCGTGTTCGGCACCGTCGTCTTCGCCACCTTCGGCGGCTTCTACTTCTGGTGGCCCAAGCTCACCGGCAAGATGCTCGACGAGCGGCTCGGCAAGATCCACTTCTGGACGCTGTTCGTCGGCTTCCACGTGACGTTCCTGGTCCAGCACTGGCTGGGCGCGGAGGGCATGCCACGGCGGTACGCGGACTATCTCGCGGCGGACGGCTTCACGGCCCTCAACACCATCTCGTCCATCGGCGCGTTCCTGCTCGGCATGTCGACGCTGCCATTCCTCTACAACCTCTGGAAGACCGCCAGGTACGGCGAGAAGGTCGACGTCGACGACCCCTGGGGCTTCGGCCGCTCCCTGGAGTGGGCCACCGCCTGCCCGGCGCCGCGCCACAACTTCGTCACGCTGCCCCGGATCCGCTCCGAGTCCCCGGCGTTCGACCTGCACCATCCGGAGTTCGCCGCGTTCCATCCGCCCCGGGCGCAGTACCCGGACCCGCAGACCGAACACCCCGGCCCGGGGCCCGGCTCAGGAGGTACCTCGCCGAGCTGA
- a CDS encoding acyl-CoA dehydrogenase family protein encodes MSARSRTPLPPFDPTDPLGIDDLLEPEDLAIRETVRTWAADRVLPHIADWYEKGELPGIRDLARELGSIGALGMSLEGYGCAGASSVQYGLACLELEAADSGIRSLVSVQGSLAMYAIHRFGSEEQKQRWLPGMAAGEIIGCFGLTEPDHGSDPASMRTFAKKDGTDWVLTGRKMWITNGSVAGVAVVWAHTDDGIRGFVVPTETPGFSAPEIKHKWSLRASVTSELVMDEVRLPADAVLPEVTGLKGPLSCLSHARYGIVWGAMGAARSSFEAAVEYSKTREQFGRPIGGFQLTQAKLADMAVELHKGILLAHHLGRRLDAGRLRPEQVSFGKLNNVREAIEICRTSRTILGANGISLEYPVMRHATNLESVLTYEGTVEMHQLVLGKALTGLDAFR; translated from the coding sequence ATGTCCGCACGCAGCCGCACGCCCCTGCCGCCCTTCGACCCCACCGACCCCCTCGGCATCGACGACCTCCTGGAGCCGGAGGACCTCGCGATCCGCGAGACCGTCCGCACCTGGGCCGCCGACCGCGTCCTGCCGCACATCGCCGACTGGTACGAGAAGGGCGAGCTGCCCGGCATCCGCGATCTCGCCCGTGAGCTCGGCTCGATCGGCGCGCTCGGCATGTCCCTGGAGGGCTACGGATGCGCGGGAGCCAGCTCCGTCCAGTACGGGCTCGCCTGCCTTGAGCTGGAGGCCGCCGACTCCGGAATCCGCTCGCTGGTTTCCGTGCAGGGCTCCCTCGCCATGTACGCCATCCACCGCTTCGGCTCCGAGGAGCAGAAGCAGCGCTGGCTGCCCGGCATGGCCGCGGGCGAGATCATCGGCTGCTTCGGCCTGACCGAGCCCGACCACGGCTCCGACCCCGCCTCGATGCGCACCTTCGCCAAGAAGGACGGCACCGACTGGGTGCTCACCGGCCGCAAGATGTGGATCACCAACGGTTCGGTCGCCGGGGTCGCCGTCGTCTGGGCGCACACCGACGACGGGATCAGGGGCTTCGTCGTCCCCACCGAGACCCCCGGCTTCTCGGCGCCCGAGATCAAGCACAAGTGGTCGCTGCGCGCGAGCGTCACCAGTGAGCTGGTGATGGACGAGGTAAGGCTGCCCGCCGACGCGGTGCTTCCCGAGGTCACTGGGCTCAAGGGCCCCCTGAGCTGTCTCTCCCACGCGCGCTACGGCATCGTCTGGGGAGCCATGGGCGCCGCCCGCTCCTCCTTCGAGGCCGCCGTCGAGTACTCAAAGACCCGCGAGCAGTTCGGCAGGCCCATCGGCGGCTTCCAGCTCACCCAGGCCAAGCTCGCCGACATGGCGGTCGAGCTGCACAAGGGCATCCTGCTCGCGCACCACCTCGGCCGCCGCCTGGACGCGGGCAGGCTCCGCCCCGAACAGGTCAGCTTCGGCAAGCTCAACAACGTACGAGAGGCGATCGAGATCTGCCGCACGTCCCGGACGATCCTGGGCGCGAACGGGATCTCGCTGGAGTACCCCGTGATGCGGCATGCGACAAATCTCGAATCGGTGCTCACCTATGAGGGCACCGTCGAGATGCATCAACTCGTGTTGGGCAAGGCGCTCACCGGTCTTGACGCCTTCCGGTGA